The nucleotide window TTATTACCCAATTTTGTAATTCAATTAAACTTACCAAGTACGTTAATTGAAGATCATTTTAAAGAGGGTAAATACAAGTTCTTAGCATATTTAAGAACTGCCTTAAACAACTATGGCTTATCAACCAAAATAGTTATAGATAAAACTATAGAAGAGAAAAAAGCCTATGGAAATGTTGGTAAATACAAGATTTTAGTAAAGAAAAATCCGCTTTTAGATATGCTTAGACAAACCTTTGAATTAGATTTATAATTCAGCCTCAGCTTTTACTTTGTAACTATCTCCTATTTCTTTACCTAAATAAGAGAAAGTTAAACCTTTCTTTTCAATACCTTCTTTTTCAAACTCAGCAATTAGATAAATACCTTTATCCTTTTCAATAAATAATGGAATCGATTTTTCTTCTTTCGCTAAAAGTTCTAAGATATTATTGTACTCTTCATCAGAATTGATTTCTATTTCTTTAATAGTAGGGTTTTCTCTAAATGCCTCACTTAAGTTAATGTAATCATCTTTTGGTGTAAAGAAATTTTGGCGTTCTTCTGCTGTTGCATTAATCACTTCTAAAGATGATGCTAGTCTAAAAGCTCCATGCTCACCAAAGATGGTAGAAAAATTAGTTAATGCATATTTATTTACTGCATCATTACCTGTCATTGCAATTAAATAACCAACATCATTCAACTCAATATTATCTCTTAATTCATCATCATAAATATTTACAGCTAAAGCCTCTAAATCTTCATTTAAAGCTTGCTTAATAAAGTTCTTATTTGAATCTATGATTACAACACGTTTACCTTTACTTTTTAAGAAACTTGCAATTAGCCTAGAAGGGTTTGATGCTCCAACAATTAAAATTGCATTAGAGCTCTTTAAAAATACACCAACTAATTTTGCAAATAACCTTGCTGTAGTTGCATTTAATAATACAGTTCCTAAAACAATCATAAACACTAAAGGTGTTATGTACTCTGCACCTTCTACACCTTGTTTTAATAATTTACTTCCAAATAATGAAGCAATACCTGCAGCAACAATACCTCTAGGACCTACCCAACTTATAAAAAGTTTTTCATTCAATTTTAATTTTGAATTGGTAGTACTTAAGAATACAGCTAAAGGTCTTACAATGAATACAACCAAGGCAAAAAGCGCTGCTGTTTTCCAAGTATACAAGAGTAATAACTGATCCATATCTATGTTAGCAGCTAATAAAATAAAAAGGATAGAAATTAGTAATACACTTAAAGATTCTTTAAAATAAAGTAACTCTTTAATGTTATTTAACTTTCCATTTCCTAAAACCATACCCATTACAACTACTGCTAATAAACCAGATTCATGAGCAAACAGTTCAGATTCTACAAAAACTAATAAAACTGCAGAAAGTGACACTACATTTAATAAATAATGTGGAATTAATTTCTTGTTGATTGCATACGCTAATGCATGCGCAAAAGTAAAACCAAAGGTTGTACCAAATAATAGAATCTTTCCAAATTCTATTAAAGCTGTTTTTGTAAAACCTCCTTCTCCACCAACACTGATAAATTCAAAAACCAATACAGCAACTAAAGCTCCTATTGGGTCTATGAGAATTCCTTCCCATTTTAAAACAGTGCTAATATCTTTCTTTAGTGGTATATTTCTTAGAATTGGTGTGATTACAGTTGGTCCAGTAACAATGATTAAGCCTGAAAAAAGGAAAGAAATTTCCCAACCTAAATCAAAAATAAAATGAGCAATTATTGCTGCCCCAAAGAAAGTAACAGCAGAACCTAAGGTAATTAGTTTTGTAATTACAGGCCCAACGTTTTTAATTTCGTTTCTTTTTAAGGTTAAACCACCTTCAAAAAGAATTATACTAATAGCTAAAGAGACAAAATAATATAAATAATCACCAGGAAATAAGCCTTTTTCTCCATTCCAAATAGGTTCAATCCATTTTGTACCATCTTCACTTAAGTATTCAGCAGCAATAGGCCCAACTATTAAACCAATTAAGATTAATGGAAGAATTGCTGGAATTTTAAATTTCCATGCAACCCATTGAGCTAAAATTCCTAAAATGATGATTCCTGCTAATTCTAACATATAAGTTTAAATAGTATTAAGAAGTAAATTTAAGAATGTTTCATCATCCTAAAAATAAAATGGCTTATTTTTTTATTTGATTTAAAATCCTCTTAAACCGTAAATACTCTTACCTTTTTCTTTTTGAGATAAACATTATTTAATTTTTCTACTAATCTTGCTGATTCAGAAACGGGTATTGCAACAAAAGCGCAATCTTGTTTTAACTCAATAACACCTAATTGATCTTTGGTTAAATTCCCTTTTTTAAAGAATAAACCAGCAATATCTCCTTTAGAAATTTTGTCTTTTCTGCCTCCAGAAATAAATAAAGTTTCCCAATAAATAGGTTTTATTTTTTCTTGATTTGCAATATTGGCATTAGTTGCACCTTTAATAAAATCTGGTAATTGTTCTTTTGCCCATTTTAAGACATATGCTGTTCCTTTAGCATTTACTCTTGCTGTTCTTCCATTTCTATGCGTAAACTCTTCTATTCTTTGAGGTAATTCATAATGAATAATATATTTAATTTCAGGAATATCTATACCTCTTGCAGCCAAATCTGTGGCTACTAAAATTTGACTTGTTCCATTTCTGAATTTAATTAAAGAACGCTCACGATCTCTTTGCTCCATTCCTCCAGAAAAACAACTATGAGCTAATTTGTTTTTTGTAAGATAGTCACTTACCTCCTCAATAGTACTTTTTAGATTACAAAAGATAATACCTGGATTGTTTCCTATATGTTTTAGTAAATCAACTAAAGTTTGGTTTTTATTTTTAGTATTAGAACTAACTATTTTAATATCTAATTTTTTAGATTTTTTGCCTGTTAAATAGTTTAAGGTTTTTGCATTTCTTAAACCAACAAAATCAGGAATTTCAGTTTCTTGAGTAGCAGAAGTAAGAATTCTATTTTCTAAGTTTGGTAACTGATTTATAATACCTCTCATTTCGTACTCAAAACCAACTTCTAAAGATTTATCAAATTCATCAAAAATTAAAGTTTTTATACTTTCTTTAGAGAATCTATCATTTGCAAAATGATCAGAAATTCTACCTGGAGTTCCTATTAAAATACTGGGTATGTGTTTTAATTCTATTTTATCTTTTGCCATAGATCTTCCTCCATAAACTGCATTTACTTTAAAACCTGTACCCATTTCTCTAATAACTTGCTCAATTTGTATTGCCAATTCTCTAGAAGGCACTAAGATTAAAGCTTGAATATTATCATTATCAGCATCAATCATTTTTAAGGTAGGCAACAAAAAAGCTAAGGTTTTACCAGTTCCTGTTGGGCTTAGTATAACAGTATTCTTATTGTTTTCGATAACCTCAATGGCTTCATTTTGCATTTCATTTAATTCATAGATATTTAGCTTTGCTAAAATTTCTTCTTGATTTTTAATGTTATTTGCCATAATTGTAATTGTAGATTGAAATGAAGATGTCTTATAAATTCTTGCCAAAGATAGTGTCTCTTTTGCCAATAAAGGCTTTATATTTTTTACTTTTGTAATCTTAAATAAAGATTATGTTAGGCTTACAATTTGAAACAGAAACTTCTTGGGCAGAAATTGCCAAAGTTAACTTGCAACAGATATTAACAGATCATGCTTTTTTAGAGCAAAAAGCAGCCTCTAATGCAGTATCTATCATTATTAATTATTCTGAAGAAACTGAGCTTGTTAAGGAGATGAGCAACATTGCTATAGAAGAAATGCAGCATTTTAAAATGGTACATTTATTAATGGTAAAAAGAGGAATGGTTTTAGGAAGAGAACAAAAGAATGATTATGCTGTTCGTTTGCAAAAGTTTTTTCCGAAAACTAAAAATAGAACAGATGCATTAGTGCAACGCTTATTGGTTGCTGCTTTAATAGAGGCTAGAAGTTGTGAGCGTTTTAAAGTATTTTCTGAAAATATGGAAGATGAAGAATTAAAAAAGTTTTACAAAAACCTAATGATTTCTGAAGCCAATCATTATACAACCTTCTTACAATTTGCAAGAGAATATCAAGATAGAGAAATAGTAGATAAAAAATGGGCAGCACTTTTGGCTTTTGAAGCAGAAATGATGAAAGAAAGAGGCCATTTAGCAAAAATTCACGGATAAATTTAAATTAATTTAATGTTCTCTAAAGAAGAAGCAGCCCAACTTCGAAAATTATTCTGGACCAGTTTTGGGAAATCGTTTCCCAGAAAATGGTTGCTTTACAATACTAAAGTTAAAGGATTTGCCTTTAAGTTTGTGGCTGACAGAAAAAAAGCAATGGTTTGTTTAGATATCGAACATCCAGAAGAAATTGCCAACGAATTACTTTTTGATCAAATGCTTTCTTTAAAAACATTACTTGAAAATGAAATTCCAGAAGTAATTTATGATAATTCTTACGAGTTAGAAAGTGGCAAACAAATCCATAGAATTTATGTTCCTTTTGAGCAAAAATTTAGCATTTACAATAAAAATACTTGGAGAGATTGTTATGAGTTCTTTGTAGATGAAATGTCTAAGTTTGAACTTTTCTTCTATGAATATGAAGATTTTATAAAACAAGCCATATAAAAAAAACGCCTTTTCAGGCGTTTTTTTTTTAATTTATAAATTTTATTGAAAAAGGGTAAACAGGTGGTTCATTATTACTTGCTTTGATGGCATTTGTAATAGGGAATATTAAATATGCAAAACCAAGCACAATTAATCCTAAAATACCTAATCCTAATAATAAAATAAGAGGTATACATATAAGCACATAAATAAACATAGAAATTCTAAAATTTAAAATTGCTTTTCCATGTTCATCCATATCGTAAACCTCATCTTTTTTAGTTAACCATAAAATTAAAGGAACTACAAAACCACC belongs to Polaribacter dokdonensis and includes:
- a CDS encoding cation:proton antiporter, which produces MLELAGIIILGILAQWVAWKFKIPAILPLILIGLIVGPIAAEYLSEDGTKWIEPIWNGEKGLFPGDYLYYFVSLAISIILFEGGLTLKRNEIKNVGPVITKLITLGSAVTFFGAAIIAHFIFDLGWEISFLFSGLIIVTGPTVITPILRNIPLKKDISTVLKWEGILIDPIGALVAVLVFEFISVGGEGGFTKTALIEFGKILLFGTTFGFTFAHALAYAINKKLIPHYLLNVVSLSAVLLVFVESELFAHESGLLAVVVMGMVLGNGKLNNIKELLYFKESLSVLLISILFILLAANIDMDQLLLLYTWKTAALFALVVFIVRPLAVFLSTTNSKLKLNEKLFISWVGPRGIVAAGIASLFGSKLLKQGVEGAEYITPLVFMIVLGTVLLNATTARLFAKLVGVFLKSSNAILIVGASNPSRLIASFLKSKGKRVVIIDSNKNFIKQALNEDLEALAVNIYDDELRDNIELNDVGYLIAMTGNDAVNKYALTNFSTIFGEHGAFRLASSLEVINATAEERQNFFTPKDDYINLSEAFRENPTIKEIEINSDEEYNNILELLAKEEKSIPLFIEKDKGIYLIAEFEKEGIEKKGLTFSYLGKEIGDSYKVKAEAEL
- a CDS encoding DEAD/DEAH box helicase gives rise to the protein MANNIKNQEEILAKLNIYELNEMQNEAIEVIENNKNTVILSPTGTGKTLAFLLPTLKMIDADNDNIQALILVPSRELAIQIEQVIREMGTGFKVNAVYGGRSMAKDKIELKHIPSILIGTPGRISDHFANDRFSKESIKTLIFDEFDKSLEVGFEYEMRGIINQLPNLENRILTSATQETEIPDFVGLRNAKTLNYLTGKKSKKLDIKIVSSNTKNKNQTLVDLLKHIGNNPGIIFCNLKSTIEEVSDYLTKNKLAHSCFSGGMEQRDRERSLIKFRNGTSQILVATDLAARGIDIPEIKYIIHYELPQRIEEFTHRNGRTARVNAKGTAYVLKWAKEQLPDFIKGATNANIANQEKIKPIYWETLFISGGRKDKISKGDIAGLFFKKGNLTKDQLGVIELKQDCAFVAIPVSESARLVEKLNNVYLKKKKVRVFTV
- a CDS encoding tRNA-(ms[2]io[6]A)-hydroxylase; translation: MLGLQFETETSWAEIAKVNLQQILTDHAFLEQKAASNAVSIIINYSEETELVKEMSNIAIEEMQHFKMVHLLMVKRGMVLGREQKNDYAVRLQKFFPKTKNRTDALVQRLLVAALIEARSCERFKVFSENMEDEELKKFYKNLMISEANHYTTFLQFAREYQDREIVDKKWAALLAFEAEMMKERGHLAKIHG
- a CDS encoding DUF4268 domain-containing protein — its product is MFSKEEAAQLRKLFWTSFGKSFPRKWLLYNTKVKGFAFKFVADRKKAMVCLDIEHPEEIANELLFDQMLSLKTLLENEIPEVIYDNSYELESGKQIHRIYVPFEQKFSIYNKNTWRDCYEFFVDEMSKFELFFYEYEDFIKQAI
- a CDS encoding DUF4870 domain-containing protein codes for the protein MKENKQLLVLTHLSQLLDFVSGIGGFVVPLILWLTKKDEVYDMDEHGKAILNFRISMFIYVLICIPLILLLGLGILGLIVLGFAYLIFPITNAIKASNNEPPVYPFSIKFIN